The Hymenobacter oligotrophus genome has a window encoding:
- a CDS encoding porin, producing the protein MRKTVPWLLLGLVLPGLACAQGQAEVVAPDSASAPANPLTWFGYADAYWGYDIANRGQQRPFFVYAHNRNHEFALNNAILGARYADAHVRGAVALHAGTYVEANYAAEPQGLRHLYEAYAGFRPLPKTWLDLGIFQSHIGFESAVSKDNWTLTRSLMADNSPYYEAGARFSYEPTAKLTLVALVLNGWQNLRDNNRAKALGTQVLWKPNSKLTLNSSTFFGNEQPQDSMRRRRVFHNAYASYAATPRLAVAAVFDAGWQQRATRGGDAWFTGAAFLRYRLHSNWSATARAEFYRAARGVIIRSAAPRPGEPTVNLTGASLNCDYAPHAAVLCRLEGRVLRSAQPLFENRNQQARNYYGNLTASLAVSF; encoded by the coding sequence GGCTGTTGCTGGGCCTGGTGCTACCGGGCCTGGCCTGCGCGCAAGGCCAAGCCGAAGTTGTTGCGCCGGATTCGGCCAGTGCCCCAGCCAACCCGCTAACCTGGTTTGGCTACGCCGACGCGTACTGGGGCTACGACATAGCTAACCGCGGCCAGCAAAGGCCCTTTTTCGTGTACGCCCACAACCGTAACCACGAGTTTGCGCTCAACAACGCCATTTTGGGGGCGCGCTACGCCGATGCACACGTGCGCGGGGCGGTGGCGCTGCACGCCGGCACGTATGTGGAGGCCAACTACGCTGCCGAGCCGCAAGGCCTGCGGCACCTGTACGAGGCATATGCTGGCTTTCGGCCGTTGCCCAAAACTTGGCTCGACCTAGGGATTTTTCAATCGCATATCGGGTTCGAATCGGCCGTTAGCAAGGACAACTGGACGCTCACCCGCTCGCTGATGGCCGATAATTCGCCCTATTACGAGGCCGGCGCGCGCTTCAGCTACGAGCCTACTGCAAAACTTACGCTAGTGGCATTGGTGCTGAACGGTTGGCAAAACCTGCGCGACAACAACCGGGCAAAAGCCCTAGGTACGCAGGTGCTCTGGAAGCCCAACAGCAAGCTTACCCTCAATTCTAGCACGTTTTTCGGCAACGAACAGCCGCAGGACTCGATGCGTCGGCGGCGCGTGTTCCACAACGCATACGCAAGCTATGCGGCTACTCCGCGCCTGGCCGTGGCGGCGGTGTTCGATGCGGGGTGGCAACAACGGGCAACCCGCGGCGGCGACGCGTGGTTTACCGGGGCTGCCTTTCTGCGCTACCGGCTGCACAGCAACTGGAGTGCTACTGCGCGGGCTGAGTTTTACCGAGCCGCCCGCGGGGTAATTATCCGCTCGGCCGCACCCCGGCCGGGCGAGCCAACTGTAAACCTAACCGGAGCCTCCCTGAACTGCGACTATGCCCCGCACGCCGCGGTGCTGTGCCGGCTCGAAGGCCGGGTGCTGCGCAGCGCCCAGCCGTTGTTCGAAAACCGCAACCAGCAAGCAAGGAATTACTACGGCAACCTCACCGCCAGCCTTGCCGTCAGTTTTTAG